In the genome of Coraliomargarita algicola, one region contains:
- a CDS encoding glycoside hydrolase family 97 protein, translated as MKLRKIIVSILLASGVMHFVAQASGISSPDRSITLRAKATDGKLFYSVIFDGKPIINDSRLGVELRGGAFAGDLVVTGSETTSFDETWKPVSGDFSEYRNHYNELTINLEEAVAPQRKMQVILRAYDDGVAFRYVFPEQPSLKTVDFLNEYSAVSIQSENPVAWYAASSTGISGPSQFDAIQGNCRTPFTIEVADDCYVSLHEAAVVNSSDAMLRIGDDQRTLTYVSSMKRPTGAVSAWRTVSIASTAAELVESSLILNLNEPSKVVDTSWIKTGVSLWDWRNHGGVADDGFVYGINTESYIRYIDFAHENGLPFVIIDAEWYGPERDVESDPTTYEHEIDMLQICAHAKKKGVGIWLYINDKALKHFDLDKTLSTYQDWGVVGIKHGFLGGGNQVKNEFSIKVLEKCAEYQIMYNLHEPNKPTGVRRTYPHYISREYVNSMLDSAKRPSATPAEICTFPVVHNLAGPVDRSCGLFDMDDSIARSKVHKQIPSTVVSQAAQCLIFPSGILTLPDMPDAYKRKMDLFEFIKQLPMTWDETRALNLEIGKFVTIARRSGNEWMVASVADESGRSFELALDFLEAGVTYDVTLYEDTDESHYQYAGGQNRAEARKLGVKFVPTPTKRELYQVRKEQLKKGDIIDVKIAPGGGHCLWIRPSKS; from the coding sequence ATGAAACTAAGAAAAATTATAGTCTCAATACTACTTGCAAGTGGAGTCATGCACTTTGTTGCGCAAGCCTCGGGAATCTCTTCGCCAGATCGGAGTATTACGCTTCGCGCGAAGGCGACGGATGGGAAGTTATTCTATTCGGTGATATTCGATGGTAAGCCGATCATCAATGACTCGCGCCTTGGGGTCGAGCTACGTGGCGGTGCCTTCGCTGGTGATTTAGTGGTCACTGGATCTGAGACGACAAGTTTCGATGAAACGTGGAAGCCTGTCTCGGGAGACTTTAGTGAATACCGCAATCATTACAACGAGTTGACGATCAACCTCGAAGAGGCAGTTGCGCCACAACGTAAGATGCAGGTGATTCTTCGGGCGTATGATGACGGAGTTGCCTTTCGTTATGTGTTTCCAGAGCAGCCTAGCTTGAAAACGGTCGACTTCCTCAACGAGTATTCCGCGGTTTCGATTCAATCTGAAAATCCTGTGGCATGGTATGCTGCCTCTTCGACGGGCATTTCTGGGCCGAGTCAGTTCGACGCGATCCAGGGAAATTGTCGCACTCCGTTTACCATCGAAGTTGCGGACGATTGTTATGTATCGCTCCATGAGGCTGCTGTTGTGAATTCATCGGATGCAATGCTACGGATCGGGGACGATCAACGCACGCTTACTTATGTTTCGAGTATGAAACGGCCTACTGGGGCAGTGTCTGCATGGCGCACTGTGAGCATCGCTTCAACTGCGGCTGAATTAGTCGAGTCGTCTTTGATTTTAAATCTTAATGAGCCGAGCAAAGTTGTAGACACTAGTTGGATCAAAACCGGGGTGAGTCTATGGGATTGGCGCAATCATGGCGGGGTTGCAGATGATGGGTTTGTCTATGGAATCAATACCGAGAGTTATATCCGTTACATCGATTTCGCGCATGAGAATGGTTTGCCGTTCGTAATCATCGATGCCGAGTGGTATGGGCCAGAGCGCGATGTTGAGTCAGATCCCACGACCTACGAACATGAGATTGATATGCTTCAAATTTGTGCCCACGCGAAGAAAAAAGGCGTCGGCATTTGGCTCTATATCAATGATAAAGCTTTGAAGCACTTTGATCTAGATAAGACGCTTTCCACTTATCAAGACTGGGGCGTTGTTGGTATTAAACACGGATTTTTAGGTGGTGGGAATCAGGTAAAAAACGAGTTCAGTATTAAGGTGCTGGAAAAGTGCGCAGAGTATCAGATCATGTATAACTTACATGAGCCGAATAAGCCGACCGGAGTGCGTCGCACCTATCCGCATTATATATCACGTGAGTATGTAAACAGCATGCTAGATTCCGCGAAGCGCCCGTCGGCTACGCCTGCTGAGATCTGCACCTTTCCCGTGGTGCACAATCTCGCGGGACCAGTGGATCGTAGTTGCGGCCTGTTTGACATGGATGATTCGATCGCACGCTCAAAGGTGCATAAGCAAATTCCGAGCACCGTGGTGTCGCAGGCGGCGCAGTGTCTTATTTTCCCAAGTGGCATTTTGACACTACCAGACATGCCGGATGCGTATAAGCGTAAGATGGACTTATTTGAATTCATCAAACAGTTGCCGATGACTTGGGATGAGACGCGCGCTCTGAATCTTGAAATCGGTAAGTTCGTCACGATCGCACGTCGTTCGGGGAATGAGTGGATGGTGGCCTCAGTGGCAGATGAATCGGGGCGTTCATTTGAACTCGCACTTGATTTCTTGGAGGCAGGAGTGACTTACGATGTGACTCTATATGAAGACACCGATGAGAGTCATTATCAATATGCCGGAGGGCAGAATCGCGCCGAGGCAAGGAAGCTGGGAGTGAAATTTGTGCCTACTCCGACGAAACGTGAACTCTATCAGGTTCGCAAAGAACAGCTAAAAAAGGGCGATATCATTGATGTGAAGATCGCACCTGGTGGTGGGCATTGCCTATGGATTCGTCCATCGAAGTCTTAG
- a CDS encoding sulfatase produces MIYYFALLVFAFAACTPVFMHGAEKPNSVFIMVDDLGPGWVDFDGSDPTINTPNLERMADAGMVFTRAYAAASVCSPTRAACITGMSPAQIGLTTHIPGAPGRRHSAVPGGPSDAPSINQLPLELPSYARELKKLGYATAFIGKWHLAGEGSMRTKDGIVDSQYHPEHYGFDSNLGGCAYGQPKSWFDPFKNGTLENREEGQYLTDRLAEEAVAFIQANKDQPFHLTLWPYNVHKPFRAPKDLYKNNGNDHYRAMLESMDNAIGRVLDTLEAAGVSENTLVVFYSDNGGDKATEWLSEKKGSLLEGGLRVPMVVTWPAVIRGGTSTAEPITSMDFFPTFVHMSGGSTDEIKELEGMDLMPLFKGADQLDRESLYWHYPHNRNGVKYSMGGVVLSRDWKFYNGYGVQPDVLFNLKEDPMEQTNVISSHPEMADRMLKEHEAWLASVKAAEPDYSTDTAMIPAKQR; encoded by the coding sequence ATGATATATTACTTCGCTCTTTTGGTTTTTGCATTCGCTGCTTGCACGCCAGTGTTCATGCATGGCGCGGAGAAGCCGAATAGCGTTTTCATTATGGTCGATGACCTGGGGCCAGGTTGGGTGGATTTCGATGGCAGTGATCCAACAATTAATACGCCGAATTTGGAGCGCATGGCGGATGCCGGCATGGTCTTTACCCGTGCTTACGCCGCCGCGTCGGTGTGCTCGCCCACGCGTGCTGCTTGTATCACTGGCATGTCACCAGCTCAAATCGGTTTGACCACACACATTCCTGGAGCGCCAGGACGGCGACACTCTGCAGTGCCAGGCGGCCCCTCGGATGCGCCATCGATTAATCAGTTGCCGCTTGAATTGCCGAGCTATGCGCGTGAGCTCAAGAAGCTCGGTTATGCGACGGCCTTTATTGGAAAGTGGCACTTGGCGGGCGAAGGCTCGATGAGGACGAAAGATGGCATCGTCGACAGCCAGTATCACCCAGAGCACTACGGGTTTGATAGTAACCTTGGTGGCTGTGCGTATGGTCAACCCAAGTCGTGGTTCGATCCGTTCAAGAATGGCACCCTTGAAAATCGTGAAGAAGGTCAATACCTGACAGATCGTTTGGCCGAAGAGGCCGTGGCATTTATTCAGGCGAACAAAGATCAGCCCTTTCATCTTACACTCTGGCCGTATAATGTGCACAAGCCTTTTAGGGCTCCCAAAGATTTATACAAAAATAACGGGAACGATCATTATCGCGCCATGCTGGAAAGTATGGACAATGCCATTGGTCGCGTGCTCGATACGCTCGAAGCGGCAGGGGTGAGTGAAAACACTTTAGTTGTTTTTTATTCTGACAACGGTGGAGATAAGGCGACTGAGTGGCTTTCGGAAAAGAAGGGTTCGCTGCTTGAAGGCGGCCTGCGGGTGCCGATGGTCGTGACATGGCCAGCAGTGATTCGAGGTGGAACCAGCACGGCAGAGCCAATCACGAGTATGGATTTTTTCCCGACATTTGTGCACATGTCAGGTGGCAGCACAGACGAGATCAAAGAGTTGGAGGGGATGGATTTAATGCCACTATTCAAAGGGGCAGACCAGCTCGACCGTGAATCGCTTTACTGGCATTATCCGCACAACCGAAACGGGGTGAAATACAGTATGGGAGGTGTGGTGCTTTCTCGCGATTGGAAGTTCTACAATGGCTACGGTGTGCAGCCCGATGTGTTGTTTAACCTAAAGGAAGATCCGATGGAACAAACCAATGTTATCTCCAGCCATCCTGAAATGGCTGATCGTATGTTGAAGGAGCACGAAGCGTGGCTAGCGAGTGTCAAGGCGGCTGAGCCTGACTATTCCACAGATACTGCAATGATCCCAGCGAAGCAGCGTTAA
- a CDS encoding sulfatase — translation MKALIQQAANLAIIFCAITALPASEVRSPNVLWIYAEDQSPLLSCYGVGVNVTPVIDQLAADGVRFANAFMPAPVCSATRSGLMVGAMPTTFGLHNHRSSRTADSMIPLPAEVKTVPELFKQAGYYTFNVGKDDYNFEYDREALYDGPYSLRFWQGHKGAAIDWNARRGDQPFFGQIQLAGGKHGGKIEPIDLSMVELPPYYPEHPVIRKGWARHYDTARIMDREVGEIIARLKKDGLLENTIVFVFSDHGFNNGLRDKQFCYDGGLHVPLIVTWYGNPEALRSGDARLDLVNGIDISATSLALAGLPIPEYMEGENLFDPEYHRDFVIGVRDRCDFTIDRIRTVRTERFRYVRNFMTDRPYMQPQYRDGKSYTKVLKQLYAEGKMNEQQAWFFAEERPEHEFYDLEKDPHQTVNVAANADYADELKRHQQILNDWIIKTDDKGQYSEGQASLTATKKRWKEKCVNPEYQDLK, via the coding sequence ATGAAAGCATTGATACAACAAGCAGCCAATTTAGCGATAATCTTTTGTGCGATTACGGCATTACCTGCGTCGGAAGTTCGCTCCCCGAATGTTCTTTGGATCTATGCGGAAGACCAGAGCCCGTTGCTGAGTTGCTATGGGGTCGGCGTGAATGTGACACCAGTAATAGATCAACTTGCGGCGGATGGGGTGCGGTTTGCGAATGCCTTTATGCCGGCGCCTGTTTGCTCCGCGACACGATCCGGTTTGATGGTGGGTGCGATGCCGACGACTTTCGGACTGCACAATCATCGCAGCTCACGGACTGCGGATAGTATGATTCCGCTGCCAGCGGAGGTGAAGACCGTGCCGGAGCTTTTTAAGCAGGCGGGCTACTATACATTCAATGTTGGTAAAGATGATTACAACTTTGAATACGATCGAGAGGCGTTATATGACGGGCCTTACAGTCTAAGATTTTGGCAAGGTCATAAAGGGGCTGCAATTGACTGGAATGCACGTAGGGGGGATCAGCCTTTCTTTGGTCAAATCCAGCTGGCAGGGGGCAAACATGGTGGTAAGATTGAGCCAATCGATTTGTCGATGGTGGAGCTGCCGCCATATTATCCAGAGCACCCCGTCATCCGGAAAGGGTGGGCGCGCCATTACGATACTGCGCGTATTATGGATCGCGAAGTCGGTGAGATTATCGCGCGTTTGAAAAAGGATGGGCTGCTCGAGAATACCATTGTCTTCGTTTTCTCGGATCACGGTTTCAATAACGGACTACGAGATAAGCAATTCTGTTACGATGGTGGCCTCCATGTGCCATTGATCGTGACATGGTATGGTAATCCGGAAGCTCTTCGCTCGGGTGATGCTCGCTTAGATCTTGTTAATGGAATTGATATTAGCGCGACCTCATTGGCATTGGCGGGCTTGCCGATTCCTGAATACATGGAAGGGGAAAACCTGTTTGATCCTGAGTATCACCGCGACTTCGTGATCGGCGTGCGTGACCGCTGTGACTTTACGATTGATCGTATACGGACGGTGCGCACCGAGCGTTTTCGTTATGTTCGAAATTTCATGACGGACCGTCCTTATATGCAACCGCAGTATCGAGACGGAAAGTCTTATACCAAGGTGCTGAAACAATTGTATGCCGAAGGGAAGATGAACGAGCAGCAGGCTTGGTTTTTTGCAGAAGAGCGCCCCGAGCATGAATTCTACGATCTGGAAAAAGATCCGCACCAGACTGTGAATGTTGCGGCGAATGCTGATTACGCAGATGAACTTAAGCGTCATCAGCAGATTCTCAATGATTGGATCATCAAGACGGATGATAAAGGCCAATATTCAGAAGGTCAGGCATCACTCACCGCCACCAAGAAACGCTGGAAGGAGAAGTGCGTGAATCCAGAGTATCAGGACTTGAAATGA
- a CDS encoding tetratricopeptide repeat protein, producing the protein MVWRVLRFENKELIEDFQTFDTKYGQTQSAVVIRYFLGLGYLIEEEYQKALDNFEFVIADSNTRFKADASFRKALAVMGLDRIEEARDLVTQFISDYPNNPLRGQAELILGNLVDLMGNADEALVHYYLVEQHSDDLGLIASAELKVSRILVDKREVTTAIDRLSAFIEAYEASAETIPVVAALAAIYSDSGQPRVALSILKDPLTRFFTLIEVEKIDTLLVDYIKKDRAVRKMEIATKAFFEAVADSPVLFRELINDRAKQYRYFKKHTQIDALVREHFVGDDIFRNAVKAYFKKEDEIEAAIAAAETAANTEISIAKSVVVEELPPIMELEVVTKLQARIAELNEKIPKQTADEWLGTQLTAAKLSGNAALELRILTALAKTQNPEDIPSFDTALFFQDPEIWEQLGIAGKLWIMREVAKQDPVQVVAELDRSRIQYMNTDYELEMHSLLAKTYRRMGKLEASVEAYRTLIKRFSQANESGEAMLEIGRMEIELGNYESARQQLELILHRNDWRGQMHGDALLWIGRAYVAEGKYSDAHGFFERIILGYPGFSELLAQGYYEDIQVLKKMGHADSVQTVYEAFKLTPGLENTIAGALIRKEFE; encoded by the coding sequence ATGGTATGGCGCGTTTTGCGATTTGAGAATAAAGAGCTGATTGAAGATTTTCAGACTTTTGACACTAAATACGGTCAGACTCAAAGTGCAGTGGTGATTCGTTACTTTCTAGGACTCGGCTATTTGATTGAAGAGGAGTATCAAAAAGCATTGGATAACTTCGAGTTTGTCATTGCTGATTCGAATACGCGATTCAAGGCGGATGCGTCCTTTCGTAAGGCCCTCGCAGTCATGGGACTGGATCGTATTGAGGAAGCGCGCGATTTAGTCACTCAGTTTATTTCCGATTATCCGAACAACCCGTTGCGTGGACAGGCGGAGTTAATTCTTGGTAATCTGGTGGATCTGATGGGCAATGCAGATGAAGCGCTGGTGCATTACTATTTGGTGGAGCAACATTCTGATGACTTAGGTTTAATCGCATCTGCGGAATTAAAAGTATCACGTATCCTCGTTGATAAGCGTGAAGTGACAACTGCGATTGATCGCTTGAGCGCTTTTATTGAGGCGTATGAAGCATCTGCTGAGACGATTCCAGTGGTGGCTGCCTTGGCTGCAATTTATTCGGATTCAGGGCAGCCACGGGTTGCTCTATCGATCCTGAAAGATCCGCTGACGCGCTTTTTCACACTAATTGAAGTCGAGAAGATTGATACACTGTTGGTTGATTATATTAAAAAAGACCGAGCCGTGCGGAAAATGGAGATTGCTACTAAAGCGTTCTTTGAGGCCGTCGCGGATTCGCCGGTATTGTTTCGTGAACTCATTAATGACCGTGCTAAGCAATATCGTTATTTCAAGAAGCATACTCAGATCGATGCGCTGGTGCGTGAACACTTTGTGGGTGATGATATTTTTAGAAATGCGGTGAAGGCGTATTTTAAGAAAGAGGATGAGATTGAGGCGGCCATTGCTGCAGCAGAAACAGCTGCAAATACGGAGATTTCGATTGCGAAGTCCGTTGTGGTTGAAGAGTTGCCTCCCATCATGGAGCTAGAGGTTGTAACAAAGCTACAGGCACGTATCGCTGAGCTGAATGAGAAGATCCCTAAGCAAACTGCCGATGAGTGGTTGGGCACTCAGTTGACTGCTGCAAAGTTATCAGGCAATGCAGCTCTCGAATTGCGCATTCTGACAGCTTTAGCTAAGACTCAAAATCCGGAGGATATTCCGAGTTTTGATACGGCTCTATTTTTTCAAGATCCAGAAATCTGGGAACAGCTAGGGATTGCGGGGAAACTTTGGATTATGCGGGAAGTAGCAAAGCAAGATCCCGTTCAAGTTGTGGCAGAGTTGGATCGATCGCGTATTCAATACATGAATACTGATTACGAGTTGGAGATGCATAGTTTGCTTGCTAAGACGTATCGGAGAATGGGGAAGCTCGAAGCTTCAGTCGAAGCCTACCGCACGCTGATTAAGCGATTTTCACAAGCCAATGAATCCGGCGAGGCAATGCTTGAAATTGGACGCATGGAAATTGAGCTAGGGAATTACGAATCCGCTCGTCAACAGTTGGAATTGATTCTGCATCGCAATGATTGGCGTGGTCAGATGCATGGTGACGCGCTGCTCTGGATTGGGCGCGCGTATGTCGCTGAGGGGAAATATTCTGATGCGCACGGATTCTTCGAACGCATCATCTTAGGCTATCCAGGGTTTTCGGAACTACTAGCACAGGGATACTATGAAGATATTCAAGTGCTCAAAAAGATGGGGCATGCTGACAGTGTGCAAACTGTCTATGAAGCCTTTAAATTAACCCCAGGGCTTGAAAATACCATCGCTGGCGCACTCATCAGAAAGGAATTTGAATAA
- a CDS encoding MotA/TolQ/ExbB proton channel family protein — translation MKHSKLKTLLYGLLFIGASTFAFAQSEATVEEPVTSSNSLLTKVKQGGWAMYPLGILSMSAFALTVYNFIALRKKDFFDDEVARQVGDKLNTLDIEGAHALCEEQPSPLTRIVNHGLDSIKGGHIDTELFRQRLEAGSSKELAKPFVVINYLAIIASIAPMVGLLGTVSGMVKAFDSIATVGMGQPEVLAGNISEALITTASGMLVGIPAMFFFFYFKNQYGNLVADMTMYLDDMHGDLVHGTRATTAKMLPPAANRPHPQAPRDPRG, via the coding sequence ATGAAACATTCTAAATTAAAAACTCTACTGTATGGCCTACTTTTTATCGGCGCATCCACCTTCGCCTTTGCTCAAAGTGAGGCGACTGTCGAAGAACCAGTCACGTCATCCAACAGTCTTTTGACAAAAGTGAAACAGGGGGGCTGGGCAATGTATCCACTCGGTATCCTTTCGATGTCTGCATTTGCGCTGACAGTTTACAATTTCATTGCCTTGCGTAAGAAGGACTTCTTCGACGACGAAGTCGCTAGACAGGTCGGCGATAAGCTCAACACGCTGGACATCGAAGGAGCCCACGCACTTTGCGAAGAACAACCTTCTCCGCTTACACGAATCGTGAACCATGGCTTGGACTCCATCAAAGGGGGCCACATCGATACCGAATTATTTCGTCAACGCCTAGAGGCTGGGTCGAGTAAAGAACTCGCTAAGCCCTTCGTTGTGATCAACTACCTCGCGATCATCGCTTCAATTGCACCTATGGTCGGACTACTCGGCACCGTCTCCGGTATGGTCAAGGCCTTCGACTCGATTGCAACGGTCGGCATGGGGCAGCCTGAAGTGCTAGCGGGTAATATCTCGGAAGCACTGATCACCACTGCGTCTGGTATGTTAGTCGGTATCCCCGCCATGTTCTTCTTCTTCTATTTTAAAAATCAATACGGCAATCTCGTTGCGGACATGACGATGTATCTCGACGACATGCATGGAGACCTCGTGCATGGCACACGCGCGACGACTGCGAAAATGCTGCCACCTGCCGCGAATCGCCCACATCCTCAAGCACCACGCGATCCACGCGGATAG
- a CDS encoding biopolymer transporter ExbD → MSLKGYKLPQGNEGFDLTPMIDVVFLLIVFFMTVASALTTNKLDLKLAVAEESAIPKDIKDRFTVSVDAEGKFFFGVQELSEQELSSRLAKVVEGNTNIKIVVRAGRMAEHQHVNKILTVCAQNGINDIIFATYQSEL, encoded by the coding sequence ATGAGCTTAAAAGGCTATAAACTCCCACAGGGAAACGAAGGCTTTGATCTGACGCCCATGATTGACGTGGTCTTCCTGTTGATCGTTTTCTTCATGACTGTGGCCAGTGCGTTGACCACCAATAAACTCGACCTCAAGCTCGCTGTTGCTGAGGAATCAGCCATACCGAAAGATATCAAAGACCGTTTCACCGTCTCAGTGGACGCTGAAGGTAAGTTCTTTTTCGGAGTTCAAGAACTCAGCGAGCAGGAACTTTCAAGCCGATTGGCAAAGGTAGTTGAGGGGAATACGAACATCAAAATTGTCGTTCGTGCTGGCCGCATGGCTGAGCACCAGCATGTAAATAAAATTTTAACAGTATGTGCACAAAACGGTATTAACGATATCATTTTTGCCACTTACCAAAGTGAGCTGTAA
- a CDS encoding biopolymer transporter ExbD codes for MKASDIFESAGKPDLTPMIDVVFLMLVFFMVTTELIKQEADLGIQLPSQAPPTAAPELPSKHTVDILPDGTVLLNGGNTGDDIYGELIGLTQMLGGLKASADRLKKHTIVTIQADKYSPHYRSIDVLNACAKANLKFVSFSQM; via the coding sequence ATGAAAGCTAGCGACATTTTTGAGAGTGCAGGCAAGCCCGATCTAACCCCGATGATTGACGTGGTGTTCCTCATGCTCGTCTTCTTTATGGTCACCACAGAGCTGATTAAGCAGGAGGCTGATTTGGGCATTCAATTGCCCTCGCAAGCTCCACCGACTGCGGCTCCTGAATTACCTTCAAAGCATACTGTTGATATCTTGCCAGATGGCACGGTGCTGCTGAATGGCGGTAATACTGGCGACGATATTTACGGAGAGCTGATTGGCTTAACTCAAATGCTAGGAGGGCTCAAAGCCTCCGCCGACCGCTTGAAGAAGCACACGATCGTGACGATACAAGCAGACAAGTATTCACCGCATTATCGATCGATTGATGTGCTCAACGCATGCGCCAAGGCAAATTTGAAGTTCGTCTCCTTCAGCCAGATGTAA